CGTCTCGCGCCGACCAGGGCGGCGCGCTCGTGCTCAGTGAATTCGCCGGCGCCGCAACGGAGCTGCGCCAGGCCTTTTTGTGTAACCCGCACGACCCGGACGCGGTCAAGGACGCCCTGCTCCGGGCAGTGCACGTGGAGAAAACCGAGGCACGCCGCCGGATGCGGACAATGCAACGTCACCTGCGTACCCACGACGTGGGCCACTGGGCCAAGTCTTTCCTCTCCGAGCTTGGAGTTTCCGAGGCGGAGGCCGAGTGAACACGACCGTCAACGATGGAGCGGCGATGGCCACCGGGGTGATGGACCCCGAGCTGCGCTCCGCCATCGGCCGGATCGCCCGGGTTCCCCAGCTCCTGGTCGCCTGCGACTATGACGGCACACTGGCGCCGATCGTGGAGGACCCGAGCACGGCCGTCCCGCTGCCCGAGTCGGTCGCCGCGGTCCGCGCGCTCGCCGCGCTGCCGCAGACCACAGTGGCGGTCGTCTCCGGCCGGGCGCTGCGCGACCTGGCCGCGCTGTCCCGACTGCCCAGCGAGGTGCACCTCGTCGGCAGCCACGGCTCCGAGTTCGACATCGGCTTCGTCGAGCGACTCTCCCCCGAGCTGGTCGCGGTGCGTCAAAAGGTGCGCAACGCGCTGCGTGACATCGCCTCCGCGCACCCGGGCATCCGGCTGGAACGCAAGCCGGCCAGCGTCGCCGTGCACACCCGAGGGGTCGACCCGGAGGTCGCCGCAGCCGCCATCGAGGCGGTCCGCAACGGCCCGGCGACCTTCGACGGCGTCACCGTGACCCAGGGCAAGGAGGTCATCGAGCTCTCCGTCGTGGCCACCCACAAGGGCACCGCACTCGACCAGTTGCGGACCCAGCTCGCCTCCAGCGCGGTGCTGTTCATCGGTGACGACATCACCGACGAGAACGGGTTCGCGCACCTGCACGGTCCCGACCTCGGCATCAAGATCGGCCCCGGGGACACCCAGGCCAGCTACCGGGTCGCCGACCCGCTGGAGGCCGCCCGCGCGCTGGCGCTGCTGCTGGAGACCCGTCGACACTGGCTGTTCGGCGAGCGGGCGGTGCCGATCGAGCGGCACTCCATGCTGGCCAACGGTCGTACCGTCGCTCTGCTCACCCCCGAAGCCAAGGTGAGCTGGCTCTGCCACCCCAAGCCGGACTCGGCGGCGATCTTCGCCGACCTGGTGGGTGGCAGCCCGGCCGGTCACTTCAGCGTCGCCCCGGAACGCGGCGGCATCCCGCTGGGTCAGCGCTACCGCTCCGGCACGATGACAGTGGAGACCCGGTGGTCCGGGCTCACCGTCACCGACTGGCTGGACAAGCCGGCCCGGGAGACCACTCCGGATGACAGCCCCGCGGTCATCACCGGCGACTCGACCCTGATCCGGGTGCTCACCGGCAGCGGCAAGGCCCGGGTGGAGTTCGCGCCGAGGCCCGAGTTCGGTCAGGTCGCCGTGCAGTTGCAGCCGATCGGCGACGGCCTGCTGGTGCTCGGCTCCAACGAGCCGGTCGCGCTCTACGCCCCTGGCGTGGAGTGGGAGGTCGGCAACGACGGCGGGTACGAGACCGCCAAAGCGATCGTCGACCTCTCCGCCGCTGGCGGGCAGGTCGTGCTGGAGTTGCGCTTCGGCACGCACAGCCTTGAGCACCACCGGGTGCCGATCCACGAGCGGCAGGCCGCCGCCGAGCAGCCGTGGAAGGACTGGGTGGCCTCACTTCGGCTGCCGTCCACCAGTCGCGACCTGGTCGCCCGCAGCGCGCTCACCCTCCGTGGGCTCTGCCACGAGGCCACCGGCTCGATCCTGGCCGCAGCGACCACCTCGCTCCCCGAAGAGCTGGGCGGCGTCCGCAACTGGGACTACCGCTACTGCTGGCTGCGCGACGCGGCGCTGACCGCCCGCGCGCTGGTCGACCTCGGTTCCATCGAGGAAGCCGAGGCACTGCTGCGCTGGGTGGACGGCTGCATCGAGCGCACCGGCGGCCACCCGGAACGCCTGCACCCGCTCTACACCATCGACGGGTACGAGCTGGGCGCCGAAGCGGTCATCGACACGCTGCCCGGCTACGCCGGCTCCCGGCCGGTCCGCGTCGGCAACCTCGCCAACCACCAGTTGCAGCTGGACGTCTTCGGCCCGATCGCCGACCTGATCGCGGCCGTCGCCGACGCGCGCGGCTCGGTCCGCGACGACGAGTGGCGGGTCCTGGAGAACATGGTCGAGGCGGTTCGTCGCCGCTGGCACGAGCCCGACCACGGCATCTGGGAAGCCCGGCTGCCACCACGGCACCACGTGTTCTCCAAGGTGATGTGCTGGATGACAGTGGACCGCGCCCTGCACGTGATGCGGGAGCACGGCGGCGAGGACCGGCCCGAGTGGAAGGACCTGCGCGACCGGATCGGCTCCAACGTGCTGGAGCACGGCTGGCACGCCGACGTCGAGGCGTACAGCGTCGCGTACGGCGACGAGGACATGGACGCCTCGTCGCTCTGGATCGGGCTCTCCGGCCTGCTTGCCGGTGACGACCCGCGCTTCCTGTCCACCGTCCTGCGCATCGAGGCGGATCTGCGCAGCGGCCCGGTCGTCTACCGCTACCACTGGGACGACGGCCTGCCCGGCCGTGAGGGCGGTTTCCACATCTGCACGGCGTGGCTGATCGAGGCGTACCTGCGCACCGGTCGCCGCACCGACGCCGAGGAGCTGTTCGCGCAGATGGTGCTCACCGCCGGGCCGACCGGGCTGCTCCCCGAGCAGTACGACCCGCTCGCCGAGCGCGGCCTGGGCAACCACCCGCAGGCGTACAGCCACCTCGGGCTGATCCGCTGCGCGCTGCTGCTCGACAACATGCTCAAGCAGTAGTTCGACAGCACGTAGGACGGGCCGGAGCGCTAGCGCTCCGGCCCGTCGCACTATCCGGGACGCGCAGTCCAGGCCTCTGGTCGATCATGCAGTTATGGTGTCCAGTTTCGAGCCATAACGGCTGCTTTGTCACCCACCACAACTCCATGATCGACGGAGTGGAGGTGGAGGGCGGAGGGCGGGGAGCTCGCAGCCCGGGCTCATCCGTCGAGGGCGCCCACCACGTCGCCCACCACGACTATGGCGGGCGGACGGATGTCGGCGGCGAGCGCGTCGGCGGCCACCGCGTCGAGCGTCGACCGCAGCACCCGCTGGGCGCCCGTCGTGGCCTCCTGGACGACGGCGGCCGGCGTCTGTGGCGACCGGCCGTGCGCGATCAGGGTGGCCGTGATGGCGGCGAGGTTCTTCAGCCCCATCAGGATCACCAGGGTGCCGCGCAGACCCGCGAGGGCTTCCCAGCGCACCAGGGAAGCTGGCGAGTCGGGCGCCAGGTGCCCGGAGACCACTGTGAACTCGTGCGCCACCCCACGATGGGTGACCGGGATGCCGGCCGCGGCCGGCGCGGCGATCGAGCTGGTCACCCCCGGCACGACGGTCACCGGCACGCCGGCCTCCGCGCACGCCAGCAGTTCCTCGCCGCCCCGCCCGAAGACGTACGGGTCACCGCCCTTGAGCCGCACCACGAAGGCGCCGGCCAGGGCGCGGTCCACCAGGATCTGATTGATCTCCTCCTGCGCCCGGGACGGGCCGTAGGGGATCTTCGAGGCGTCCACCAGCTCGACGTCGGGGCGCAACTCGTCGAGGAGCAGCCCCGGCACCAGGCGGTCGGCGACCACCACGTCCGCCTCGGTGAGCAACCGCCAGCCCTTCACGGTGATCAGCTCCGGGTCCCCCGGCCCTGCCCCGACCAGCGCCACCCGCCCGGCGGTCGTCCCGGTGGAAGCGTCGGAACGGCCGGCGATCCCGTCCGGTGCCAGGCGGACCGCCAGGAGGTCACGGATCGCGTCGCGGACCGTCATCGCCCGGCGCGGGTCACCGCCGCCGAGCACCGCGACGGTGACCGGGCCGTGCCGGGTCACCGCCGGGGTCCAGGCGGTGGCGGCCGTGCGGTCGTCGGCCCGGACGCAGAAGATCCGCCGCTCGGCGGCGACGGCGCTCACCGAGGCCGCCGCCAGCGGGTCGTCGATCGCGACCTGGACCAGCCACGCGCCGTCCAGGTCCTCGGGCACGAACCGGCGCGGCACCCAGTGCAACCGTCCCGCGTCGACCCGGGCGCGCAACGCCGGGGTCAGCTCCGGGGCCACCAGCAGGACGTCCGCACCGGCGTCCAGCAGCGCGGGCACGCGCCGGGTGGCGACCGCGCCACCGCCCACCACGACCACCCGCCGCCCGTCGAGCCGCAGACCCAGGGGGTACGGATTGGAGGTCACGCCGCACCACCGGGGCGGGCGACTCGCTCGCTGCGTGTGGTCACTTCTCGGCCACGCCGGCGGAGTCGAAGGTGGCTACCTCGTGCAGCACCCGGACGGCACCGGTGACCACGGGCAACGCCAGCAGCGCGCCGGTGCCCTCGCCGAGGCGCAGCCCCAGGTCGATCAGCGGGTCGAGGCCGAGGTGTCGCAGTGCCACAGTGGCGCCCGGCTCGGCCGAACGGTGACCGGCGACCATGGCACCGACCGCCGCCGGGGCGAACGCGGCGGCGGCCAGCGCGGCCGAGACCGCGATCACGCCGTCCAGCAGCACCGGCGTACGGCGGGCCGCGGCACCCAGGATCAGCCCGGCCAGCGCGGCGTGCTCCAGGCCACCGACGGCGGCCAGCACACCCAGCGGGTCGGCCGGGTCGGGCGAGTGCCGGGCCAAGGCGGAGCGCACCACGGCGACCTTGTGGGCGTACGTCGGGTCGTCGATCCCGGTGCCCCTGCCGGTGGCGTCGAGCGGGTCGGCACCGGTGAACGCGGCGATCAGCGCGGCGGCCGGGGTGGTGTTGCCGATGCCCATGTCACCGGTGAGCAGGATGCCGGCCCCGGCGTCGATCAGCTCGTCGGCGATCCGGATGCCGGTCTGCACCGCAGCCAGCGCCTCGTCCCGGGTCAGCGCGGCGGTCACCGTGAAGTCGCGGGTGCCCCGGCGGACGGACGCGACAACCAGTCGGGGCACCGCCGGGTCGAGCACCGCCGGATCGGACCCAGCCGGATCGGGCCCAGCCGGATCGGGCCCAGCCGGATCGGCGATCGGTCCGGTGGGCAGCGGGGTGGCCACACCGACGTCGACAACGGTGACCGACGCGCCGGCCTGCCGGGCGAACGCGTTGACCACCGCCCCGCCGGCCAGGAAGTTGCCGATCATCTGCCCGGTGACCTCCTGCGGCCACGGGCTGACCCCCTGGGCGTGCACCCCGTGGTCGCCGGCGAAGATCGCCACGGCGGCCGGCTCGGGCAGCGGCGGTGGGCAGGCCCCGGCCAGCCCGGCGAGGCGTACCGAAAGTTCTTCCAGAGCCCCCAGCGAGCCCGCCGGCTTGGTCAGCCGGCCGTGCAGCTCGCGGGCGGCGGCCATGGCCGCTTCGTCCGCCGCCCGGATCGCCGCGATCGTGGTCTCCAGCATCATGCCTCCATGGTCTCGCGCAGCACCTCGATGAACGCGTCGGTGGTGTTACGGTCGCGCACCGCCACCCGCAGCCAGTCCGGGCCGAGGCCGGGAAACGTGTCGCCTCGGCGTACCGCCCAGCCCCGCTCCCGCAGCGCGGCTCGGATCGCGCTCGCGCCCGGCAGGTGCAGCAGGACGAACGCGCTGGCGGGGCGGCCGACGACGCGTACACCGGGCAGGTCTTCCAGACGGGCGACCAGGTGGTCGCGGTCGGCGGCGAGATCGGCGGCGATCGCGCGTTCGGCCTGCACCGCGACGGCGGTGGCGCAGGCGGACGCGGCGGCCAACGCGGGTGTGGAGACGGCCCAGAGCGGCTGGACGGCGGCCAGCCGGGTCAGCAGCTCCGGAGCGCCGAGCAGGTAGCCGATCCGGAGACCGGCCAGGCCCCAGGTCTTGGTGAGGCTGCGCAGGACGAGCAGCCCCGGAAGGTCGCGCCGCTCGGCCAGCGACTCCGGTTCGCCGGGATGGCCGGGGGCGATGGTGGTGTCGGCGAACGCCTCGTCGACCACCAGCACCCGGCCGGGGCGGGCCAGCGTGGCCAGCGTCTGCGCCGGGTGCAGCACCGAGGTGGGGTTCGTCGGGTTGCCGATCATCACCAGGTCGGCGTCGGCGGGCACCAGGGACGGGTCGAGCCGGAAGTCGTCGGCGGGGTCCAGCAGCACCCGCTCGACCGGGTGCCCGGCGGCCCGCAGCGCCGCCTCCGGCTCGGTGAACTGG
This portion of the Micromonospora zamorensis genome encodes:
- the otsB gene encoding trehalose-phosphatase, which encodes MATGVMDPELRSAIGRIARVPQLLVACDYDGTLAPIVEDPSTAVPLPESVAAVRALAALPQTTVAVVSGRALRDLAALSRLPSEVHLVGSHGSEFDIGFVERLSPELVAVRQKVRNALRDIASAHPGIRLERKPASVAVHTRGVDPEVAAAAIEAVRNGPATFDGVTVTQGKEVIELSVVATHKGTALDQLRTQLASSAVLFIGDDITDENGFAHLHGPDLGIKIGPGDTQASYRVADPLEAARALALLLETRRHWLFGERAVPIERHSMLANGRTVALLTPEAKVSWLCHPKPDSAAIFADLVGGSPAGHFSVAPERGGIPLGQRYRSGTMTVETRWSGLTVTDWLDKPARETTPDDSPAVITGDSTLIRVLTGSGKARVEFAPRPEFGQVAVQLQPIGDGLLVLGSNEPVALYAPGVEWEVGNDGGYETAKAIVDLSAAGGQVVLELRFGTHSLEHHRVPIHERQAAAEQPWKDWVASLRLPSTSRDLVARSALTLRGLCHEATGSILAAATTSLPEELGGVRNWDYRYCWLRDAALTARALVDLGSIEEAEALLRWVDGCIERTGGHPERLHPLYTIDGYELGAEAVIDTLPGYAGSRPVRVGNLANHQLQLDVFGPIADLIAAVADARGSVRDDEWRVLENMVEAVRRRWHEPDHGIWEARLPPRHHVFSKVMCWMTVDRALHVMREHGGEDRPEWKDLRDRIGSNVLEHGWHADVEAYSVAYGDEDMDASSLWIGLSGLLAGDDPRFLSTVLRIEADLRSGPVVYRYHWDDGLPGREGGFHICTAWLIEAYLRTGRRTDAEELFAQMVLTAGPTGLLPEQYDPLAERGLGNHPQAYSHLGLIRCALLLDNMLKQ
- the cobA gene encoding uroporphyrinogen-III C-methyltransferase, which gives rise to MTSNPYPLGLRLDGRRVVVVGGGAVATRRVPALLDAGADVLLVAPELTPALRARVDAGRLHWVPRRFVPEDLDGAWLVQVAIDDPLAAASVSAVAAERRIFCVRADDRTAATAWTPAVTRHGPVTVAVLGGGDPRRAMTVRDAIRDLLAVRLAPDGIAGRSDASTGTTAGRVALVGAGPGDPELITVKGWRLLTEADVVVADRLVPGLLLDELRPDVELVDASKIPYGPSRAQEEINQILVDRALAGAFVVRLKGGDPYVFGRGGEELLACAEAGVPVTVVPGVTSSIAAPAAAGIPVTHRGVAHEFTVVSGHLAPDSPASLVRWEALAGLRGTLVILMGLKNLAAITATLIAHGRSPQTPAAVVQEATTGAQRVLRSTLDAVAADALAADIRPPAIVVVGDVVGALDG
- a CDS encoding nicotinate-nucleotide--dimethylbenzimidazole phosphoribosyltransferase, translated to MLETTIAAIRAADEAAMAAARELHGRLTKPAGSLGALEELSVRLAGLAGACPPPLPEPAAVAIFAGDHGVHAQGVSPWPQEVTGQMIGNFLAGGAVVNAFARQAGASVTVVDVGVATPLPTGPIADPAGPDPAGPDPAGSDPAVLDPAVPRLVVASVRRGTRDFTVTAALTRDEALAAVQTGIRIADELIDAGAGILLTGDMGIGNTTPAAALIAAFTGADPLDATGRGTGIDDPTYAHKVAVVRSALARHSPDPADPLGVLAAVGGLEHAALAGLILGAAARRTPVLLDGVIAVSAALAAAAFAPAAVGAMVAGHRSAEPGATVALRHLGLDPLIDLGLRLGEGTGALLALPVVTGAVRVLHEVATFDSAGVAEK
- the cobC gene encoding Rv2231c family pyridoxal phosphate-dependent protein CobC; this encodes MSDQPSGMVPTAGAEPDLAHHGDAEATEGLIDLAVNVRQAAPPAWLAGPIAATLTDLARYPDPTAARAAVAARHRRHPNEVLLTAGAAEGFVLIAQALRGVRRPVVVHPQFTEPEAALRAAGHPVERVLLDPADDFRLDPSLVPADADLVMIGNPTNPTSVLHPAQTLATLARPGRVLVVDEAFADTTIAPGHPGEPESLAERRDLPGLLVLRSLTKTWGLAGLRIGYLLGAPELLTRLAAVQPLWAVSTPALAAASACATAVAVQAERAIAADLAADRDHLVARLEDLPGVRVVGRPASAFVLLHLPGASAIRAALRERGWAVRRGDTFPGLGPDWLRVAVRDRNTTDAFIEVLRETMEA